A genome region from Verrucomicrobiota bacterium includes the following:
- a CDS encoding deoxyribodipyrimidine photo-lyase encodes MDFTVCWFRRDLRLYDNAAFYHALRAASKAGANCVAFFCFDREILDRLPDRADRRVEFIWQSIQEMTETLKKHHSGIVVRYGKASEAVPAFLAQLAQKGKILSIHTNHDYEPRRIKRDKHIREYCTGAGIPFFSYKDHVIFEKEEVLTKAGTPQRVYTPYKNAWYMKLDENKSFFLKAYPTLEKFSNALAPIQSLPESSPYNTLHDIGFEPTDLQLKGGTAEGQKLFTEFLARIDRYGELRDWPAKKGVSTLSTHLRFGTLSIRELVGTALARDSAGAKKWVDELVWREFYNAILHFFPKTQQHAFRPEFESVEWNDPDQDTAVAAQFAAWCEGRTGYPIVDAAVRQLNQTGFMHNRLRMITASFLTKDLHIHWKQGERYFARKLLDYDLSQNLGGWQWSASTGADGQPYFRIFNPVSQGQKWDPEGTFVRQYCPELGKLPDKYIHCPWEASLSVQVEANCTIGKDYPFPIVDHDRERLIALERFKKASKNGRAV; translated from the coding sequence ATGGATTTTACTGTTTGCTGGTTCCGGCGCGATCTACGCCTGTATGACAATGCCGCTTTCTACCATGCACTCCGTGCCGCCTCAAAGGCCGGGGCAAATTGTGTCGCATTTTTCTGCTTCGACCGGGAGATACTCGACCGATTACCCGACCGCGCCGACCGCCGGGTGGAGTTCATCTGGCAATCCATCCAAGAAATGACGGAAACCCTCAAAAAACACCACAGCGGAATTGTTGTCCGTTATGGAAAGGCCTCCGAGGCAGTCCCGGCATTCCTCGCGCAACTTGCGCAGAAAGGCAAAATCCTCTCCATCCACACAAATCATGATTATGAACCGCGCCGGATCAAGCGCGACAAACATATCCGGGAATATTGTACGGGCGCCGGAATTCCATTTTTCTCTTACAAAGACCATGTCATCTTTGAGAAGGAGGAAGTCCTGACCAAGGCTGGAACACCCCAGCGGGTTTATACCCCTTATAAAAATGCTTGGTATATGAAGCTTGATGAAAATAAAAGTTTTTTCCTAAAGGCTTATCCTACCTTGGAAAAATTCTCGAATGCCTTAGCTCCTATTCAATCACTCCCCGAGAGCAGCCCTTACAATACACTCCATGACATCGGGTTCGAGCCCACTGACCTCCAGCTCAAGGGAGGAACTGCTGAAGGACAAAAACTTTTTACGGAATTTCTGGCCCGGATCGACCGTTATGGGGAACTGCGTGATTGGCCAGCCAAAAAAGGGGTCAGCACCCTCTCGACCCATCTTCGTTTTGGCACCCTCTCGATTCGTGAACTCGTCGGCACCGCCCTCGCCCGTGACAGTGCGGGCGCAAAAAAATGGGTGGATGAACTCGTCTGGCGGGAATTCTATAACGCCATCCTTCATTTTTTCCCTAAAACCCAGCAGCACGCCTTCCGCCCGGAATTCGAGTCTGTCGAATGGAACGATCCGGATCAAGACACGGCGGTCGCCGCGCAATTTGCGGCGTGGTGCGAAGGCCGGACGGGTTACCCCATTGTGGATGCAGCGGTGCGCCAGCTGAACCAGACCGGGTTCATGCATAATCGTTTACGCATGATTACAGCGAGTTTCCTCACTAAAGACCTGCATATCCACTGGAAACAGGGGGAACGTTATTTCGCACGCAAGTTACTCGACTACGATCTGAGCCAGAATCTCGGGGGGTGGCAGTGGAGTGCGAGCACCGGGGCGGATGGTCAGCCATACTTCCGCATTTTTAACCCCGTGAGCCAAGGTCAGAAGTGGGACCCCGAGGGGACATTCGTTCGTCAATATTGTCCCGAACTGGGCAAATTGCCTGACAAATATATTCATTGCCCTTGGGAAGCTTCTTTATCCGTTCAAGTGGAAGCAAATTGCACGATCGGCAAAGATTACCCGTTCCCCATCGTTGATCACGACCGGGAGCGGCTTATCGCCCTTGAACGCTTCAAAAAAGCCAGCAAAAACGGTCGCGCGGTTTAG
- a CDS encoding AraC family transcriptional regulator, with the protein MSKSPSTIKKRIPEFDIQTYGAGIALYQPGDVFGPHLFTNYEFVWIMEGDVVWEVDGIKYKTPENSLCLMKPGTVQSFFWDEKKQSRHAYFIFSFAHGREYFPPDKDIPLIRTMEENDIFKPFFRHILWMIGQGDKKNPKQISMAVTYLMALFISGVADAAEDVGQAYPDAIISTLRYARRKWEDGVLHLPSLEELARHSGVSRAQLYRHFMKHFGMGPLTAIRHIRLEEASLRLVRNTHNIKQIAEETGFSSAYHFSKAFKDAYGLSPKDFRKRVLSGQTVRPLPKLVQVRHMKRILLEN; encoded by the coding sequence ATGTCAAAATCTCCCTCTACGATTAAAAAAAGAATCCCCGAGTTTGATATCCAGACGTATGGAGCGGGAATCGCTCTGTACCAGCCGGGTGATGTTTTCGGGCCCCATCTTTTCACGAACTATGAATTTGTCTGGATTATGGAGGGAGACGTGGTTTGGGAGGTCGACGGGATAAAATATAAAACGCCGGAGAATAGCCTTTGCTTGATGAAACCGGGGACGGTGCAGTCGTTTTTTTGGGATGAGAAAAAGCAGAGCCGCCATGCCTACTTTATCTTTTCATTTGCGCACGGACGTGAATATTTCCCCCCCGATAAGGATATCCCTCTGATCCGTACGATGGAGGAAAATGATATTTTCAAACCTTTTTTCCGGCATATCCTCTGGATGATTGGTCAAGGCGACAAAAAGAACCCAAAGCAAATCTCAATGGCAGTGACATATCTTATGGCACTTTTTATCTCGGGGGTGGCTGATGCCGCCGAGGATGTCGGGCAGGCGTATCCTGATGCGATCATCTCGACCTTGCGTTATGCCCGCCGCAAATGGGAGGATGGGGTTTTGCATTTGCCGAGCTTGGAAGAGCTCGCCAGGCATTCGGGTGTTTCACGGGCCCAGCTTTACCGGCATTTCATGAAGCATTTCGGGATGGGGCCATTGACGGCGATCCGCCATATCCGCCTCGAGGAAGCATCCTTGCGCCTTGTTCGTAATACACACAATATCAAACAAATTGCCGAAGAGACCGGGTTTTCAAGTGCCTACCATTTTTCAAAAGCCTTTAAGGATGCCTATGGTCTCTCCCCTAAAGATTTCAGGAAGAGGGTTCTTTCAGGGCAGACGGTCAGGCCACTGCCGAAGCTCGTCCAAGTCCGCCATATGAAACGGATTTTGCTGGAGAACTAA
- a CDS encoding fatty acid desaturase has product METIKPKYQKNAKINWYRTKVDKKVMSALIKQDNWHGFMQVGLQLGFFIATGLLAYAAFLNIQMTNWYWAIPLLLLALFVHGTQGPFLGLVAIHELCHKTPFKSKLWNEFFLKVYSFLSWSDPIWFRPSHVKHHQVTVHSDYDGEVTLPQSFNFRNWPFWLGILAIDPRTPYNIIKATISRAKGIVDGDWNNFVLPEEDKKMRKDYANWARFQLIGHLVLATLFIATGNWFLILVFNFGSMYCTWLGFLCGSPQHYGMSPNVPDFRLCCRTYTCSWLPGFLYWNMQYHIEHHMYPGVPFYNLPKLRKAIEHDLPPAPHGLWATWQGILDIHKKTKTDPSYQFIPRLPQSKGEFVDDLVLENEASLTA; this is encoded by the coding sequence ATGGAAACGATTAAACCAAAATACCAAAAAAACGCTAAAATCAACTGGTACAGGACCAAGGTCGATAAAAAGGTCATGAGCGCACTCATAAAACAAGATAACTGGCATGGCTTCATGCAAGTCGGCTTGCAACTCGGCTTTTTTATCGCCACAGGGCTCTTGGCATACGCGGCATTCCTGAATATCCAAATGACCAATTGGTATTGGGCTATCCCCCTCCTCTTATTGGCTCTTTTTGTCCACGGGACCCAAGGGCCCTTTTTGGGCTTGGTTGCTATTCACGAGCTTTGCCATAAGACCCCCTTCAAATCAAAATTATGGAATGAATTTTTCCTTAAGGTTTATTCCTTCCTCAGCTGGAGCGACCCTATTTGGTTCCGCCCCAGCCATGTCAAACACCACCAAGTCACCGTACATAGTGACTACGACGGGGAGGTTACGCTTCCGCAGTCTTTTAACTTCCGCAACTGGCCATTCTGGTTAGGCATCCTCGCCATCGATCCCCGCACCCCCTACAATATCATTAAAGCAACGATAAGCCGGGCAAAGGGAATTGTGGACGGGGATTGGAATAATTTCGTCCTGCCAGAGGAAGATAAAAAAATGCGCAAGGACTATGCAAATTGGGCCCGGTTCCAGCTGATTGGACACCTTGTTTTAGCCACCCTCTTTATCGCCACGGGGAATTGGTTTCTGATCCTCGTTTTTAACTTCGGCTCAATGTATTGCACGTGGCTGGGATTTTTATGTGGATCGCCCCAACATTATGGTATGTCCCCAAATGTTCCCGACTTCCGCCTCTGTTGCCGCACTTACACTTGTTCCTGGCTCCCGGGTTTCCTTTACTGGAATATGCAATACCACATCGAGCATCACATGTATCCCGGAGTCCCTTTTTATAACCTGCCCAAACTGCGCAAGGCCATCGAGCACGATCTGCCTCCCGCCCCGCACGGCCTTTGGGCGACCTGGCAAGGAATCCTCGACATCCATAAAAAAACAAAAACCGATCCCTCTTATCAATTCATTCCCCGCCTTCCCCAAAGCAAAGGAGAATTCGTGGACGACCTAGTTCTGGAAAATGAGGCCTCTTTGACCGCGTAA
- a CDS encoding tetratricopeptide repeat protein has product MNYEELYDEANGEVAVGNLEQATTLYRQSVELNPGFIDGWQSLAMAYIKTNRPKEAVEAAKMAAHLDPNTQVTWTTLSLAYNKDGNIEKAEMAGAKAKVISWGGKVAQDGEHFPLAEL; this is encoded by the coding sequence ATGAATTACGAGGAACTTTACGACGAAGCCAATGGCGAAGTGGCCGTAGGAAATCTGGAGCAGGCAACCACCCTTTACCGCCAGTCCGTGGAGTTAAATCCCGGGTTTATCGACGGATGGCAATCCCTTGCCATGGCTTATATTAAAACCAACCGCCCCAAAGAGGCAGTGGAAGCCGCTAAAATGGCCGCCCACCTAGACCCAAATACCCAAGTAACTTGGACCACCCTCTCCCTTGCCTATAATAAAGATGGGAATATTGAAAAAGCCGAAATGGCCGGGGCCAAAGCAAAAGTCATCTCTTGGGGCGGGAAAGTCGCCCAGGACGGGGAACATTTCCCTTTAGCCGAACTTTAA
- a CDS encoding VOC family protein codes for MPVTKLNHTRYRVNDLEKTVHFYKDALGLIETHRHKSPRGSELCFLKAPHSEELIELCYFPASGPVAVQADLTHLAFNVDDIVAFEKEVNAKGYQFSDGPTQSSTGTIFAFLDAPEGYEVEIIQKAVVA; via the coding sequence ATGCCCGTGACAAAACTCAATCACACGCGTTACCGCGTCAATGACCTGGAAAAAACCGTTCACTTCTACAAAGATGCATTAGGCCTGATCGAGACCCACCGCCATAAATCCCCACGCGGCTCCGAGTTATGTTTCCTGAAAGCCCCGCATAGCGAAGAGTTAATCGAATTATGTTATTTCCCCGCCAGTGGCCCCGTCGCAGTCCAAGCCGACCTGACCCATCTGGCTTTTAATGTGGATGATATCGTCGCCTTTGAAAAAGAGGTTAATGCCAAGGGTTATCAATTCTCTGACGGCCCGACACAATCTTCCACAGGGACAATCTTCGCTTTTCTGGATGCCCCGGAGGGTTATGAAGTCGAAATCATCCAAAAAGCGGTCGTTGCCTAA